In a genomic window of Candidatus Bathyarchaeota archaeon:
- a CDS encoding arcadin 1: MKCLFRVRVNKIESTRDVDGNLGKRIELLEEREVNPYVLRPQTDEAKMAQDIMQALQTQMPFLPQRQQLATPKLILFLTEHEYDSLGISFDVNQVYEVLLENQAIRFRKV; the protein is encoded by the coding sequence GTGAAATGCTTGTTCCGCGTACGAGTCAACAAAATCGAATCCACCCGTGACGTAGATGGTAACTTAGGAAAACGAATCGAACTCCTTGAAGAGCGAGAAGTCAACCCCTACGTGCTGCGACCCCAAACTGACGAAGCAAAAATGGCTCAAGACATCATGCAGGCGCTTCAGACACAGATGCCGTTTCTGCCCCAACGCCAACAGCTGGCAACCCCGAAATTAATCCTGTTCCTAACCGAGCATGAATACGATAGCCTAGGCATAAGCTTCGACGTTAACCAAGTCTACGAAGTCCTCTTAGAGAACCAAGCCATCCGCTTCAGGAAAGTTTAA
- a CDS encoding DNA-3-methyladenine glycosylase I, whose translation MQEQHWEPPSWWYRENKPPNDEAYFENMSHVIFEAGLNWQVIDNKWPNIKEAFMQFDIQKVAAFTAEDVACLLKDPDIIRNKGKILAIIQNAQNFLAIKKRYGSFQKYLDSQDKTDNYQAIVKDLINKFKWLGPSSATLFLYSVGEDIDVWEH comes from the coding sequence GTGCAGGAACAGCATTGGGAGCCCCCCAGTTGGTGGTATCGCGAAAACAAACCGCCAAACGACGAAGCCTACTTTGAGAACATGAGCCACGTAATTTTTGAAGCAGGCTTAAACTGGCAAGTAATCGACAACAAATGGCCCAACATCAAAGAAGCCTTCATGCAATTTGACATCCAAAAAGTCGCAGCCTTCACCGCCGAAGACGTCGCCTGCCTACTCAAAGACCCCGACATAATCCGCAACAAAGGCAAAATCTTAGCCATTATCCAAAATGCCCAAAACTTCCTCGCTATCAAAAAACGCTACGGCTCATTCCAAAAATATCTCGACAGCCAAGACAAAACTGACAACTACCAAGCCATCGTAAAAGACTTAATCAACAAATTCAAGTGGCTTGGTCCCTCTTCAGCGACCCTTTTCCTCTACTCCGTAGGCGAAGACATCGACGTATGGGAACATTAA
- a CDS encoding acylphosphatase, which produces MAKTRAHIYVSGFVQGVFFRQNTKRQAKNRGVMGWAKNLPDGRVEAVFEGEAADVAALVEYCHRGPYSARVEKVDVAYEDYQGEFDGFDIVH; this is translated from the coding sequence ATGGCAAAAACTAGGGCACACATCTACGTTTCAGGATTTGTTCAGGGCGTATTTTTTAGGCAAAACACTAAACGCCAAGCCAAAAACCGCGGCGTCATGGGTTGGGCGAAGAATCTGCCTGATGGGCGGGTGGAAGCGGTTTTTGAAGGCGAAGCCGCCGACGTCGCCGCGTTAGTTGAGTACTGCCATCGGGGACCTTACTCGGCGAGGGTCGAAAAAGTAGATGTGGCATACGAAGATTACCAAGGCGAGTTTGACGGTTTTGATATTGTCCATTAG
- a CDS encoding flavodoxin family protein — MKVLGLVGSPRKQSNTDLLVGSILEGANQTGSGTEKLYLYDYDTKPCVDCRVCKQDKHQCALKDDMATLYPKLEDADVIVFGTPLYWYGPSAKMKLLIDRLRPYIASKKLAGKQAVLVVPSEEGAEACNVTVDMFKMSFKYLEMTLTGVLLPRAYERAEIKAQPRVLNDAFLLGKNLKLTV, encoded by the coding sequence GTGAAGGTTCTTGGTTTAGTAGGTAGTCCCCGAAAACAAAGCAACACTGACCTGCTCGTGGGCAGTATCCTTGAAGGCGCAAACCAGACTGGCTCTGGCACAGAGAAACTCTACCTCTACGACTACGATACCAAACCCTGCGTAGACTGCCGCGTCTGCAAACAAGACAAGCACCAATGCGCCCTAAAAGACGACATGGCAACGCTTTATCCAAAACTTGAAGACGCCGACGTCATCGTGTTTGGGACGCCGCTCTACTGGTACGGTCCATCCGCAAAAATGAAGCTGCTCATAGACCGTTTACGACCCTATATAGCTTCCAAAAAGCTAGCTGGCAAACAGGCGGTTTTGGTGGTTCCTTCTGAGGAAGGCGCCGAAGCCTGCAACGTCACCGTGGACATGTTTAAGATGTCATTCAAATATCTAGAAATGACTCTAACAGGCGTACTGCTTCCCAGAGCTTATGAGCGTGCAGAAATCAAAGCCCAACCACGGGTGTTAAACGATGCGTTTCTGTTGGGCAAGAATCTAAAGTTGACGGTTTAG
- the rtcA gene encoding RNA 3'-terminal phosphate cyclase, whose amino-acid sequence MFEIDGSQKSGSGTILRLAIALSAIKQQPLHITNIRQNRPQPGLKHQHLEAVLTAAKLCNAKLEGATLGSRELYFAPQQIKGGNIEAVIETAGSIPMLMLAVLPICLYAENPVRLHVAKGGTDTTHAPTINYLRNVFLPALKPMGVEAEITVQKYGYYPKGNGEATLTVQPNPHLKPLRLENFGNLLTVQGISVCTFLADRQVAARQAKAATDTLHQCGYSSQIEVVNDQSNPIQKGSSITLWAETDTGVRVGSDGLGELHKMAEAVGREAAQKLCVVLDADPTVDVFLADMLIPYMALAEGKSAFIVQGISDHVDSNLWLMEEMLKVKFNVTEVNTHLSKIEKSN is encoded by the coding sequence ATGTTTGAGATTGATGGAAGCCAAAAAAGCGGCAGCGGAACCATCCTACGCCTAGCCATAGCCCTATCCGCAATCAAGCAGCAACCACTCCACATCACTAACATCCGCCAAAACCGCCCCCAACCCGGACTAAAGCATCAGCATCTTGAAGCGGTGTTGACGGCGGCAAAGCTCTGCAACGCTAAACTCGAAGGAGCCACCTTAGGGTCACGGGAACTCTATTTTGCGCCCCAGCAAATCAAAGGCGGCAACATCGAGGCGGTAATTGAAACCGCTGGGAGCATCCCAATGCTTATGCTCGCCGTTTTACCCATCTGCCTATACGCAGAGAACCCTGTGCGGTTGCATGTGGCGAAGGGCGGAACCGACACCACCCATGCCCCAACAATCAATTACCTCCGGAACGTGTTTTTGCCAGCGCTAAAACCCATGGGCGTCGAAGCCGAAATCACCGTGCAAAAGTACGGGTACTATCCCAAGGGCAACGGCGAAGCAACCTTAACCGTCCAGCCAAACCCCCACCTAAAACCGCTACGGCTTGAAAACTTCGGAAACCTGCTGACTGTACAGGGCATTTCAGTTTGCACCTTCCTAGCCGACCGCCAAGTTGCCGCGCGCCAAGCCAAAGCCGCAACCGACACGCTACACCAATGCGGCTACAGCTCCCAGATCGAAGTTGTAAACGACCAATCTAATCCCATCCAGAAGGGCAGCTCCATCACCTTGTGGGCAGAGACCGACACGGGTGTGCGCGTTGGCTCCGATGGGTTGGGTGAGTTGCACAAGATGGCTGAAGCTGTCGGTAGAGAGGCTGCCCAAAAGCTCTGTGTGGTGCTTGATGCGGATCCGACGGTGGATGTTTTCTTGGCGGACATGCTAATACCCTACATGGCGCTTGCCGAGGGCAAATCCGCCTTCATCGTACAGGGAATCTCTGACCATGTTGATTCTAATTTGTGGCTTATGGAGGAAATGTTAAAGGTTAAATTCAACGTAACCGAAGTGAACACCCACCTCTCAAAAATCGAAAAGAGCAACTAA
- a CDS encoding class I SAM-dependent methyltransferase family protein codes for MQRTAVCLKVAKQQGETAIALANKLLLMDKTLAVSHVGDDLCIPIIRQPDDAELEKITTALPRFEVATCDFTQKRPVTETLTQALQGKLPAELLEAVPQAFDIIGDIVVIDIPTSLEPYGSLIGEAVMQTHRSVCTVLAKAGDISGVFRVRDYTHLAGEHKTQTIHREFGCSYHVDIAKAYFSPRLSHEHERVAGLVQKGEVVADLFAGVGPFSVLIGKQNPQVNVYAVDLNPDAVELLKVNVKANKVENRVFPLLADARVIAASQLHGVADRVIMNLPETAIDFVDAACNAIKPAGGVAHFYGFVRAPDTVENLQRRFSVLVEQSGRRVEAFVCARSIRETAPFESQIVLDAQIR; via the coding sequence ATGCAAAGAACCGCCGTGTGCCTAAAAGTCGCCAAGCAGCAGGGCGAAACAGCCATCGCATTAGCCAACAAACTTCTCCTCATGGACAAGACGCTTGCGGTTAGCCACGTCGGCGACGACCTTTGCATCCCCATCATCAGGCAACCCGACGACGCTGAACTCGAAAAAATTACCACCGCCTTGCCCCGCTTCGAAGTAGCCACCTGCGACTTCACACAGAAACGCCCCGTCACCGAAACCCTCACCCAAGCGCTACAAGGCAAACTTCCCGCCGAGTTGCTTGAGGCGGTTCCACAGGCATTTGACATAATCGGCGACATCGTCGTTATCGATATCCCCACCTCGCTTGAGCCATACGGTAGCCTCATTGGGGAAGCTGTTATGCAAACTCATCGAAGCGTCTGCACCGTGCTTGCCAAGGCAGGCGACATAAGTGGCGTCTTTCGAGTCCGCGACTACACTCACCTCGCAGGTGAACACAAAACCCAAACCATACACCGTGAATTTGGCTGCAGCTACCATGTCGACATCGCCAAAGCCTACTTTTCGCCGCGGCTTAGCCACGAGCATGAGCGGGTCGCAGGGTTGGTGCAGAAGGGTGAGGTGGTTGCGGATTTGTTTGCTGGGGTGGGTCCTTTTTCGGTTTTGATTGGTAAACAAAACCCACAAGTGAACGTGTACGCTGTAGACCTTAACCCCGACGCCGTGGAACTGCTCAAGGTTAACGTGAAGGCAAACAAAGTGGAGAATCGCGTGTTTCCGCTTCTTGCTGATGCCCGCGTCATTGCGGCAAGTCAACTTCACGGCGTAGCTGACCGCGTCATCATGAATCTGCCTGAGACCGCGATTGACTTTGTTGATGCTGCCTGCAACGCCATCAAGCCAGCGGGCGGTGTGGCTCATTTTTATGGGTTTGTTCGTGCGCCTGACACGGTTGAGAATTTGCAGCGGCGGTTTAGCGTGTTGGTTGAGCAGAGTGGCAGAAGAGTTGAGGCTTTTGTTTGTGCTCGCAGTATTCGTGAGACGGCGCCGTTTGAGTCGCAGATTGTTTTAGACGCCCAAATCCGTTAA
- a CDS encoding VTT domain-containing protein, producing MSLVIGLITLFLTSFGLGLIPFAGPSTLFIASNAVLLLGVSDAPTLAAVACLVAFGSALAKSVHYMVTFYASNRLSPIRQQRLNASAQKINRWAFLLLFGAASTPIPDDPIVIPLGLIKYSPYKFFLAYFLGKIIITLTGAFIGSWTGQMLSEWLTPEVTIASSIILTVVFTVILLKVDLGKLTEKILRKKHEAVA from the coding sequence ATGTCACTCGTAATTGGGTTAATCACACTCTTTCTTACTTCGTTTGGTTTAGGGCTAATCCCGTTTGCTGGCCCCTCAACCTTGTTTATCGCTTCTAACGCCGTCCTCCTTTTAGGAGTATCTGATGCGCCAACTTTAGCTGCGGTAGCATGTTTGGTGGCGTTTGGCTCCGCTTTGGCAAAAAGCGTGCATTACATGGTTACCTTTTATGCAAGTAACCGCCTAAGCCCCATAAGACAGCAACGGTTGAATGCGAGCGCTCAAAAGATTAACCGCTGGGCTTTTCTGCTCCTCTTCGGCGCCGCGTCAACGCCGATTCCTGATGACCCCATCGTTATTCCGCTTGGCTTAATCAAGTATAGTCCCTACAAGTTTTTCTTAGCCTATTTTTTGGGAAAAATAATTATTACCCTCACAGGTGCATTCATAGGCAGTTGGACTGGTCAAATGCTCTCCGAGTGGCTAACTCCCGAAGTTACCATAGCGTCTTCAATCATCTTGACGGTGGTCTTCACAGTTATCCTGTTGAAGGTTGATCTAGGCAAACTAACAGAAAAAATCCTGAGGAAAAAACATGAAGCTGTCGCCTAA
- a CDS encoding flippase-like domain-containing protein has protein sequence MKLSPKQKRAIIIPIQVAVSILLLYLLFRNVDLAQAQQILSATNIPILAVSVVFFILSSFAIGIGLHSALKATNAAPPFKTTMLANFGGQLLSDVTPAKSGYFATPVLLNQLKAVPLEKGLMSVMAVGAGNFFVKAIISSLALLYFLYRIPATVMDSTITNALVVGIIILLICGIGLTVLVWTNYFSGFLQRLSKLPLIGRAIKKLQDIRVLFSKDKAAMRKSIKIIVVSVLGSVLFSGISLFILAQAMGMTEPSLVDFMFMGPLTAAFMYVPITFAGLGLQEAAYVFLLTGISAQPEVILPFAVTFSLLVRLIAVTTDLVGLPPLLKTSDSLLNRFHRQKTAPEVKET, from the coding sequence ATGAAGCTGTCGCCTAAACAGAAACGCGCCATAATAATACCCATACAGGTAGCCGTCAGCATCCTGTTGCTCTACTTACTATTCCGAAACGTCGACTTGGCACAGGCCCAACAAATCCTATCCGCCACAAATATCCCCATACTCGCGGTTTCGGTGGTTTTCTTTATTCTCTCCTCGTTTGCCATCGGTATAGGACTCCACAGCGCCCTCAAAGCAACAAACGCTGCGCCCCCCTTCAAAACAACCATGCTTGCCAACTTCGGCGGTCAACTCTTAAGCGATGTAACCCCCGCCAAGTCAGGCTACTTCGCCACCCCTGTGCTGCTAAACCAGCTCAAAGCGGTACCGCTAGAAAAGGGTCTGATGAGCGTTATGGCGGTTGGTGCAGGCAACTTTTTCGTCAAAGCTATAATCTCCTCGCTTGCCCTACTCTACTTCCTGTACCGCATACCCGCCACGGTTATGGATTCCACGATAACTAACGCCTTAGTGGTCGGCATCATAATACTACTCATCTGCGGCATCGGCTTAACTGTGCTTGTTTGGACCAACTATTTCTCAGGCTTTTTGCAGCGGCTATCAAAGTTGCCCTTGATTGGTCGAGCAATCAAAAAACTCCAAGACATCCGCGTGTTATTCTCTAAAGATAAAGCTGCAATGCGCAAATCCATAAAAATCATCGTGGTTTCCGTGCTTGGCTCCGTTCTCTTCAGCGGAATATCCCTCTTTATCTTAGCCCAAGCGATGGGCATGACTGAACCCTCACTTGTTGATTTCATGTTCATGGGGCCTTTAACGGCGGCTTTCATGTATGTTCCTATAACTTTTGCTGGGTTGGGTTTGCAGGAAGCAGCTTACGTCTTTTTACTCACAGGGATAAGTGCACAGCCAGAAGTGATTCTTCCTTTTGCAGTAACCTTCTCTTTGCTGGTTCGTTTAATTGCTGTTACCACGGACCTTGTCGGGTTGCCTCCTTTGCTAAAAACAAGCGACAGTCTCCTTAATCGCTTTCATCGCCAAAAAACTGCCCCTGAGGTCAAAGAAACCTAA
- a CDS encoding phosphatase PAP2 family protein — protein sequence MSLCCFVLIAITRNLFSGFNLTINSWAASINTGALTQPSEIISSCFDTTVLFGVSFLFFCVLLYRGRSWDGFLLLGGMGLDAFLLVLLKTLVDSPRPLNSLILEDSFSFPSGHLTSTLVFLGLLTYLAWRTHKTPLKIGLAVLTPSLAVLVGYNRLYLNAHWFTDVVAAPFLALFLIATTILILHYLQDKQIWERRFSPTLSTLRLRFAALYGRAITPSNRIVRSD from the coding sequence TTGTCTCTTTGCTGTTTTGTGCTAATCGCCATTACACGAAACCTCTTCAGTGGATTCAATCTGACAATAAATTCGTGGGCAGCAAGCATAAACACAGGCGCCTTAACGCAGCCTTCAGAGATTATCTCTAGCTGTTTTGATACAACAGTGCTGTTTGGTGTTAGTTTTCTGTTCTTCTGTGTCTTGCTCTATAGAGGTCGCTCTTGGGATGGGTTTTTGCTTTTAGGCGGAATGGGCTTAGACGCGTTTTTACTTGTGCTCTTAAAAACCTTGGTGGATTCACCTAGACCCTTGAATAGTTTAATCTTGGAAGACAGTTTTTCCTTTCCAAGTGGACACCTGACAAGTACTCTTGTCTTTTTGGGTTTGCTAACTTATCTGGCATGGCGAACCCATAAAACACCCTTGAAAATCGGTTTAGCTGTCCTCACACCGTCGCTGGCAGTGCTGGTTGGGTATAATCGGCTATACTTGAATGCCCATTGGTTTACTGACGTGGTCGCTGCGCCTTTTTTGGCGTTGTTTTTGATTGCGACTACAATTCTAATCTTGCATTACTTACAAGACAAGCAGATTTGGGAACGGCGTTTCTCCCCAACGCTGTCTACTCTGCGTCTTAGATTTGCTGCTCTATATGGTAGAGCTATAACCCCCAGTAACCGCATAGTGAGGAGTGACTAA
- a CDS encoding DUF371 domain-containing protein: MKHVTEVVWAQGHPNIQAIHPTTLMLTKDTHLTPTGDCIVAVAAEKAAADLSPQFKQALQSPNAKLTIQIEADDITEQINASGSPKLQLTHPSDLVVRRSSFICNRTLAICADRASNDLPREFVEKLKNPKQRVKVTFVASADF; encoded by the coding sequence TTGAAGCATGTTACTGAGGTTGTCTGGGCACAGGGACACCCAAACATCCAAGCCATACATCCCACTACGCTTATGCTCACCAAAGACACCCACCTCACCCCAACAGGAGACTGCATAGTCGCGGTGGCAGCAGAGAAAGCCGCAGCCGATTTAAGCCCCCAATTCAAGCAAGCCCTGCAATCGCCAAACGCCAAGCTCACCATCCAAATCGAAGCAGACGACATAACAGAGCAAATCAACGCTTCAGGTTCTCCCAAGCTACAATTAACGCATCCCTCTGATTTGGTAGTTCGCCGAAGCAGCTTCATCTGCAACCGCACACTGGCAATATGCGCCGACAGGGCATCTAATGATTTGCCCCGAGAATTTGTAGAGAAACTCAAAAACCCCAAGCAGAGAGTCAAAGTTACCTTTGTGGCTTCAGCGGATTTTTAG
- a CDS encoding helix-turn-helix domain-containing protein codes for MDKKMLLQENNNTQEIKEITILKDAQKLKTILGPLSWKILTMLSQQEMYPLEIAKKLDIQEQKVYYHIKKLQKAGAIEIAKEEKKKGATAKYYKTTSPAFGVEFPQGYKPIQNRTPLNISKPLQTFFKEFIQDTTFNGKIVVGSPQPHGPFKTSARDGHYAAHLALFLGQFTRTPEEFAVKLDVDVKAEKEEKNNLLLVGGPGTNLLTQEINEYLPIKFIMQTSPQGFLLGGLASKKSSQIFTSDVTGVIAKIVNPWDETKRIIVLAGNKAVGTKACVIALTNFWKTTLQKYKGEDTFAVVIQGFDLDGDGKVDSIEVRE; via the coding sequence ATGGACAAAAAAATGCTCCTCCAAGAAAACAACAACACCCAAGAAATAAAAGAAATCACAATCCTAAAAGACGCCCAAAAACTCAAAACCATCCTCGGCCCCCTAAGCTGGAAAATCCTCACCATGCTCAGCCAACAAGAAATGTACCCCCTCGAAATCGCCAAAAAACTAGACATCCAAGAACAAAAAGTCTACTACCACATCAAAAAACTCCAAAAAGCAGGCGCCATCGAAATCGCCAAAGAAGAAAAAAAGAAAGGCGCAACCGCCAAATACTACAAAACCACCTCACCCGCCTTCGGCGTCGAATTCCCCCAAGGCTACAAACCCATCCAAAACCGCACCCCCCTAAACATCAGCAAACCACTCCAAACCTTCTTCAAAGAATTCATCCAAGACACCACCTTCAACGGCAAAATCGTAGTCGGCAGCCCCCAACCACACGGCCCCTTCAAAACCAGCGCCCGAGACGGCCACTACGCAGCACACTTAGCCCTGTTTTTGGGGCAATTCACGCGCACCCCCGAAGAGTTCGCGGTTAAGCTAGACGTGGACGTGAAGGCGGAAAAAGAAGAAAAAAACAACCTACTCCTCGTCGGTGGTCCGGGCACCAACCTGCTCACGCAGGAAATCAACGAATACTTGCCCATCAAATTTATAATGCAAACCTCCCCGCAGGGATTTCTCTTAGGCGGGTTAGCGTCTAAGAAGTCGTCGCAGATTTTCACCTCCGACGTCACAGGCGTCATAGCCAAAATCGTGAACCCATGGGATGAGACTAAACGTATCATCGTGTTAGCAGGCAACAAGGCTGTTGGAACTAAAGCCTGCGTGATTGCGTTGACGAATTTTTGGAAAACTACCCTGCAGAAGTATAAAGGAGAGGACACCTTTGCGGTGGTTATTCAGGGGTTTGATTTGGATGGCGACGGCAAGGTTGATTCAATTGAGGTTCGCGAATAA
- the glmS gene encoding glutamine--fructose-6-phosphate transaminase (isomerizing) translates to MCGIFGCVLKDGNAAPLIHSCLKHLEYRGYDSVGIVTISDGKLYLKKDQGKIDEVHKLLDLDDLPGQIGIGHTRWATHGAPLQVNSHPHTDCTGEIAVVHNGIIENFLELKAELTNLGHTFVSKTDTEVMAHLIEEIQKQNPQLTLTQAVLESLKRIEGSYAFAIVSTREPDKIICARNESPLVLGINHKGVFCASDIPAFLSVTNKAVMINNGELVILNAEGYEIRKISDNSPITREPITIEWTAEMAVKQGYPHFMIKEIHEQPETLRNTLRIQDHYLDLLTTFLDRANEVFLVACGTSYHACLAASYMFSKLAFLPTYPVYASEFVEQCGKSVNIDSTLLAVSQSGETADTIAAVSCAQQRAATILSLTNVIGSTLTRVSRVYIGTQAGPEIGVAATKTFTSQLSVLAQLALKLSKKRGKISQDEMDELAEKLDQLPDIVDTIVRTQEEKIKAIAKKYVDAKVFFFLGRGISTATAFEGRLKLMEIAYIPSIAFPAGESKHGPISLIEAGFPVVFICPRDETHRTVIGNIMEMKARGAHIIAIVEEGDKEIKELSDDYIEVPKGIPGVLSPIPYAVPLQLLAYYTALEKGYNPDMPRNLAKSVTVK, encoded by the coding sequence ATGTGCGGAATATTTGGTTGTGTATTAAAAGACGGCAACGCTGCTCCACTGATTCATTCTTGTCTAAAACATCTCGAATACCGCGGCTACGACTCCGTCGGCATCGTCACCATCTCCGATGGCAAACTGTACCTAAAAAAAGATCAAGGCAAAATCGATGAGGTCCACAAACTCCTCGACCTCGACGATTTACCTGGGCAAATCGGCATCGGCCACACCCGATGGGCAACCCATGGCGCACCCCTGCAAGTTAACAGTCACCCCCACACCGACTGCACCGGCGAAATCGCCGTCGTCCACAACGGCATCATCGAAAACTTTCTTGAACTTAAAGCCGAATTAACCAACCTTGGCCACACATTTGTCTCAAAAACCGACACCGAAGTCATGGCGCACCTTATCGAGGAAATCCAAAAACAAAACCCCCAACTCACCCTCACCCAAGCCGTGCTGGAGAGTCTCAAACGCATTGAAGGCTCATATGCCTTTGCGATTGTTTCCACTCGGGAACCGGACAAAATTATCTGTGCCCGAAACGAAAGCCCCCTCGTGTTAGGCATCAATCACAAGGGCGTGTTTTGCGCCAGTGACATCCCCGCGTTTCTCTCCGTGACTAACAAAGCTGTGATGATTAACAATGGTGAACTTGTTATCCTCAATGCTGAGGGTTATGAAATCCGCAAAATCAGTGACAACAGCCCCATCACTCGGGAACCAATAACTATCGAGTGGACTGCGGAGATGGCGGTGAAGCAGGGTTATCCGCATTTTATGATTAAAGAAATCCATGAACAACCCGAAACCCTCCGCAACACGTTGCGCATTCAAGATCACTATCTTGATTTGCTTACTACCTTTTTAGATCGGGCAAACGAGGTGTTTTTGGTGGCTTGCGGAACCAGCTACCACGCCTGCCTAGCCGCATCTTACATGTTCTCTAAATTGGCGTTTTTGCCGACTTATCCGGTGTATGCGTCTGAGTTTGTGGAGCAATGCGGCAAATCCGTCAACATCGACAGCACCCTACTAGCTGTTAGTCAATCCGGCGAAACCGCGGACACCATAGCCGCCGTGAGTTGTGCTCAGCAACGTGCCGCCACGATTTTGAGTTTAACCAACGTCATCGGATCCACCCTGACTCGGGTTTCGCGTGTCTATATTGGTACGCAGGCGGGGCCTGAGATTGGGGTGGCTGCAACCAAAACCTTCACCTCCCAACTCTCTGTGCTTGCGCAGTTGGCGTTGAAGTTGTCTAAGAAGCGGGGTAAAATCAGTCAAGACGAGATGGATGAGCTTGCGGAGAAACTTGACCAACTCCCCGACATCGTGGATACTATTGTGCGGACGCAGGAGGAAAAAATCAAAGCCATCGCCAAAAAATACGTGGACGCCAAAGTGTTCTTCTTCTTGGGCAGAGGCATAAGCACCGCCACCGCCTTTGAAGGCAGACTCAAACTCATGGAAATCGCCTATATCCCCAGTATAGCGTTCCCTGCTGGCGAGAGCAAGCATGGTCCCATTAGCCTCATCGAAGCGGGTTTCCCTGTCGTGTTCATTTGTCCTCGGGATGAAACTCACCGAACCGTGATTGGGAACATTATGGAGATGAAAGCCCGCGGCGCCCACATCATCGCCATCGTCGAGGAGGGCGACAAAGAAATCAAAGAATTATCCGATGACTACATCGAAGTCCCCAAAGGCATCCCGGGCGTGCTCTCACCGATTCCCTATGCTGTGCCTCTGCAGTTGTTGGCGTATTATACGGCGTTGGAGAAGGGCTACAACCCCGACATGCCCCGCAACCTCGCCAAATCGGTTACCGTCAAGTAA
- the fen gene encoding flap endonuclease-1, producing MGVNFKDLIPKTPVKLEDLSGKIIAIDAYNTIYQFLSIIRQPDGTPLKNSREEITSHLSGLFYRTSNLVELGLKPVFVFDGKAPELKAKEVERRHQIKAEATVKYAEAKASGDQEKMRQFASMTATLKPYMVPESKRLLDLMGLPWVAAPSEGEAQAAHMNRTGHADYCASQDYDSLLFGAPKLLRNVTISGRRRRGKAFIEVVPEVIELKKALTDCELTYEQLIDVGILIGTDFNPDGIEGVGPKTALKLIRQHGTLEKALPFIKNASFPCEPQLIRQEFLHPQVTDNYTLQWKEPNEAGIVEFMCGEKEFGEERVKKSLERMTAGSKKQKSKVSLEKWFG from the coding sequence TTGGGTGTTAACTTCAAAGACCTTATCCCGAAAACTCCTGTTAAACTCGAAGACCTTTCAGGCAAAATCATAGCCATAGACGCCTACAACACGATTTACCAGTTCCTAAGTATCATTCGTCAACCTGACGGCACCCCGCTCAAGAACAGCCGCGAGGAAATAACCAGCCACCTCTCAGGACTCTTCTACCGCACCAGCAACCTCGTCGAACTCGGCTTAAAACCAGTCTTTGTTTTCGACGGCAAAGCCCCCGAACTCAAAGCCAAAGAAGTCGAGCGACGCCACCAAATCAAGGCTGAGGCTACCGTGAAGTATGCGGAAGCTAAAGCCAGCGGTGACCAAGAAAAAATGCGTCAATTCGCGTCTATGACGGCGACCCTCAAGCCCTACATGGTGCCTGAGAGCAAGCGGCTGCTGGATTTGATGGGGTTGCCTTGGGTTGCGGCGCCCAGTGAAGGCGAAGCCCAAGCTGCCCACATGAATCGCACGGGGCACGCGGATTATTGTGCCAGCCAAGACTACGACAGCCTCCTATTTGGCGCACCCAAGTTGCTACGTAATGTCACTATCTCGGGGCGGCGCAGACGCGGCAAAGCCTTTATCGAAGTGGTTCCTGAAGTCATCGAACTCAAAAAGGCGCTCACAGATTGCGAGTTAACCTATGAGCAACTAATCGATGTCGGCATCCTTATCGGCACTGACTTTAACCCCGATGGCATCGAAGGTGTCGGACCTAAAACCGCGCTAAAACTCATCCGCCAACACGGCACACTCGAAAAAGCCCTACCCTTCATCAAAAACGCATCTTTTCCCTGCGAACCCCAACTAATCCGCCAAGAATTCCTCCACCCCCAAGTCACCGACAACTACACACTCCAATGGAAAGAACCCAACGAGGCAGGCATCGTCGAATTCATGTGCGGCGAAAAAGAATTCGGCGAAGAACGCGTCAAAAAATCCCTAGAACGCATGACCGCGGGCAGCAAGAAACAGAAAAGCAAAGTTTCACTCGAAAAATGGTTCGGCTAA